The stretch of DNA TTGTTTATTTGTTTTTTTTCGGGTTACTTATCGTGGCCAGTTTTATTGACCTGGACAGTTTTATCTTGCCGGATATCATTACTCTGCCCGGTGCGGTTCTGGCCTTCGGCGCCAGTTTCATCTTGCCCGTTGCTTGGCAAGACTCGCTCCTAGGCGCTCTTCTTGGTAGTGGGTGTTTTTGGTTGTTGCAAAAAGGTTATAAAATATTAAAAGGTATAGATGGCCTTGGAACTGGAGATGTTAAGCTTATGCTCATGCTGGGAGCCCTTATTGGCTGGCAAGGGTTGCCAGCCATGATTTTTATTTCAGCTTTAACCGGCTTGATAGCAAGTTTGTATTATCTTAAGAAGAACAAAACTAACGTTGCTCAAACCCCTATACCTTTTGGTCCTTTTTTAAGTCTGGGGACCATTACTTATATTTTGGCCGGGGATATATTGGTAAAGTTTGGATTTTAAAGTTTAGATTTTGGTGGTTTTGAAGTCATCGGGACCAGGAAG from Desulfovulcanus ferrireducens encodes:
- a CDS encoding prepilin peptidase, which gives rise to MSEYFGLGFSFVLGLVLGSFYNVCIHRYLSGVSIVWPSSHCPKCQHKLSWWENIPIISYIILRGKCRSCRQNINIRYPVVELISGFLSLGLAVKFGLGVYFFVYLFFFGLLIVASFIDLDSFILPDIITLPGAVLAFGASFILPVAWQDSLLGALLGSGCFWLLQKGYKILKGIDGLGTGDVKLMLMLGALIGWQGLPAMIFISALTGLIASLYYLKKNKTNVAQTPIPFGPFLSLGTITYILAGDILVKFGF